A window of the Mesorhizobium sp. L-2-11 genome harbors these coding sequences:
- a CDS encoding UvrD-helicase domain-containing protein, with protein sequence MSSVSIALKDDGARRDAISLHDRSILVEAGAGSGKTAVMAGRVAIMLAEGVPPRSIAAVTFTELAASELLARVREIVADLSAGRIATELRVALPDGLSQAQRDNLATASAAIDEITCSTIHGFCQRLIKPYPAEADIDPGAGVMDRNQADLTFLEIVDGWLRERLSGDQDGILAEMVLHSPGETVALVHKIAENLRRRRTIAAPPVSPLDGRLTAFRQATADFAAFMRGAAATEPETVVIVGRLAEMATALAAVPDPATPSGLVQVLTSRAHPDLCTKAGDVASYRKKGKWTEAAKQAGLAKADGERLNIAAAGHYTACCDAWALLLQAAASQVLAALIDDARSILQRYRDRKRASAQLDFDDLIFAARDLLRDHDNVRRALGQRFARVLVDEFQDTDPLQTEIFWRLCGEPVDNDTDWIRCRIRRGALFLVGDPKQAIYRFRGADVGAYVQARDAFHAQDSDSLLSISTNFRSCASILTFVNERFEAVLSADGQPGFTALDPFHDDPGDGLCVAALDIAVADENGKATAEQQRDAEADAVAELCARLIDSQPIIDRRSGTQRLCRPGDIALLAPTGAELWRYEEALERRGIPVATQAGKGLFRRQEIQDLIALTRVLADRRDTLALGALLRGPLVGLTEEELLDIVWTLPRSEEQPDRIPRLDLGADPTAIDHPLAREVIEKLQALYRRSNSTTPHELLSQAVDVMRVRPLLLERHRGQAERALANVDLYLSLSTGYAVRGLRAFAEAMTAAWTDEARAVEGRPDAQEEAVALFTMHAAKGLEWPIVIPVNTMTGVMSPDSAVIDRQTDTFYCPVLGVTPDGYEAARQAEKDELDRERIRLWYVAATRARELLVLPRLDTTPSKSAWIGLLDLSLADLPALDVSHLPLDPDATAAGVGNTQTRHSFATEAAAIADRHTRLTWLAPTRDESASGSVRQEEKAAIWTGSVEGQPPELEPIITVQGGRERGLILHKLVEEVLTGETNEAPATLVERAADLIRALGQTPVADPAMGLSAEELAGCITRALGLPEIATLRPMLLAEFPVFAIRTEKDEEVATAGIADALTLTADSRPAVVVDWKSDVAPDPQTLDHYRAQVRAYIDMTGAERGLIVLMTSGAVIPVQPAEPIIPPS encoded by the coding sequence ATGAGCAGCGTGTCTATAGCCCTTAAGGATGACGGCGCGCGACGCGACGCGATCAGCCTCCATGATCGCTCGATCCTGGTCGAAGCCGGCGCGGGTTCTGGCAAGACCGCCGTGATGGCTGGACGCGTCGCAATCATGCTCGCCGAGGGCGTTCCGCCGCGCTCCATCGCCGCCGTCACCTTCACCGAACTGGCGGCGAGCGAACTTCTCGCGCGCGTCCGCGAAATTGTCGCCGACCTCTCGGCCGGACGCATAGCGACCGAACTGCGTGTGGCGCTGCCCGATGGGCTGTCTCAGGCGCAGCGCGACAATCTCGCGACCGCGAGCGCCGCGATCGACGAAATTACTTGCTCGACCATTCACGGCTTCTGCCAGCGTCTGATAAAGCCCTATCCGGCCGAAGCCGACATCGATCCCGGCGCCGGCGTCATGGACCGCAACCAGGCCGATCTTACCTTCCTCGAAATTGTCGACGGCTGGCTTCGCGAGCGCCTTTCCGGCGATCAGGACGGCATCCTTGCCGAAATGGTGTTGCACAGCCCCGGTGAAACCGTGGCGCTCGTCCACAAAATCGCCGAGAATCTGCGCCGCCGCCGCACCATCGCGGCGCCGCCCGTCTCCCCGCTTGACGGTCGTCTGACGGCCTTCCGACAGGCGACGGCGGATTTTGCGGCCTTCATGCGCGGGGCGGCGGCGACCGAGCCCGAAACGGTCGTGATCGTCGGGCGGCTGGCCGAGATGGCAACCGCGCTCGCGGCCGTTCCCGATCCCGCGACGCCCTCGGGCTTGGTCCAGGTTCTGACCTCGCGTGCGCACCCGGACCTTTGCACCAAGGCGGGCGACGTCGCCTCCTATCGCAAGAAGGGCAAGTGGACCGAAGCGGCGAAGCAGGCGGGCCTCGCCAAGGCCGACGGCGAGCGGCTGAACATCGCCGCCGCAGGCCACTACACCGCCTGCTGCGATGCCTGGGCTTTGCTTCTTCAGGCGGCGGCCAGCCAGGTTCTGGCGGCGCTAATCGACGACGCGCGTTCGATCCTGCAGCGCTATCGCGACCGTAAGCGCGCGAGCGCCCAACTCGACTTCGATGACCTGATCTTCGCCGCGCGCGATCTGCTGCGGGATCATGACAATGTCCGGCGCGCGTTGGGACAGCGCTTCGCGCGTGTCCTCGTCGATGAGTTCCAAGACACCGATCCTCTGCAAACCGAGATCTTCTGGCGACTTTGCGGCGAGCCCGTCGATAACGATACCGATTGGATTCGGTGCCGGATCCGGCGGGGCGCGCTTTTTCTGGTCGGCGACCCTAAGCAGGCGATCTATCGCTTCCGCGGCGCCGATGTCGGTGCTTATGTGCAGGCGCGCGACGCCTTTCACGCTCAGGATTCGGACAGCCTGCTGTCGATATCCACCAATTTCCGTTCCTGCGCTTCGATCCTCACTTTCGTCAACGAGCGCTTCGAGGCCGTGCTGTCGGCCGATGGCCAACCCGGATTCACGGCCCTCGACCCGTTTCACGACGATCCCGGCGACGGCCTGTGCGTCGCGGCCCTCGACATCGCTGTCGCCGACGAAAACGGCAAGGCTACCGCCGAGCAGCAGCGCGACGCCGAAGCCGACGCCGTGGCCGAGCTATGCGCGCGCTTGATTGACAGCCAGCCCATCATCGATCGGCGCAGCGGCACGCAACGTCTTTGTCGGCCGGGCGACATCGCCTTGCTGGCACCGACCGGCGCCGAACTGTGGCGCTATGAGGAGGCGCTGGAGCGTCGCGGAATTCCGGTGGCGACACAGGCCGGCAAGGGTCTCTTCCGCCGCCAGGAGATCCAGGATTTGATCGCGCTGACCCGCGTTCTCGCCGACCGACGCGACACACTGGCGCTCGGCGCGCTGCTGCGCGGCCCGCTGGTCGGCCTCACCGAAGAGGAACTCCTGGACATCGTCTGGACACTGCCGCGTTCCGAGGAACAGCCCGACCGAATTCCCCGTCTCGATCTTGGCGCCGATCCCACCGCCATCGATCATCCGCTTGCACGGGAGGTCATCGAAAAGCTGCAGGCGCTCTACCGCCGAAGCAACAGCACGACGCCGCACGAGCTTCTCTCGCAAGCCGTGGACGTGATGCGGGTTCGGCCCCTCCTTCTCGAGCGTCACCGCGGCCAGGCAGAACGCGCGCTCGCCAATGTCGATCTCTATCTGAGCCTGTCGACCGGCTACGCCGTGCGCGGTCTTCGCGCCTTCGCCGAGGCGATGACCGCAGCATGGACCGACGAGGCGCGCGCTGTTGAGGGCCGGCCCGATGCGCAGGAAGAAGCCGTCGCGCTCTTTACCATGCACGCGGCCAAGGGCCTCGAATGGCCAATCGTCATCCCCGTCAACACCATGACGGGTGTCATGTCGCCCGACAGCGCTGTGATCGACCGTCAGACCGACACATTCTATTGCCCGGTCCTTGGCGTCACGCCCGATGGCTATGAGGCCGCGCGCCAGGCGGAAAAGGACGAGTTGGATCGCGAGCGCATCCGGCTCTGGTATGTCGCGGCGACGCGTGCCCGCGAACTCCTCGTTCTGCCCCGGCTCGATACGACGCCTTCGAAATCGGCCTGGATCGGCCTGCTCGATCTGTCGCTCGCCGATCTGCCGGCCCTGGATGTCTCGCATCTGCCGCTCGATCCGGACGCCACCGCCGCCGGCGTGGGCAACACCCAGACGCGCCACAGTTTCGCGACCGAGGCGGCCGCGATCGCAGATCGCCACACGCGCTTGACCTGGCTCGCGCCGACCCGTGACGAGAGCGCCTCCGGCTCGGTGCGGCAGGAGGAAAAAGCCGCCATCTGGACCGGCTCGGTCGAAGGCCAGCCGCCCGAACTCGAGCCGATCATCACCGTTCAGGGTGGCCGGGAACGCGGCCTCATCCTTCACAAGCTCGTTGAAGAGGTGCTGACCGGCGAAACGAACGAGGCACCGGCAACGCTTGTCGAACGCGCTGCCGATCTCATCCGTGCGCTCGGTCAGACGCCAGTCGCCGATCCTGCCATGGGCTTGTCCGCCGAAGAGCTGGCTGGGTGCATCACGCGAGCCCTTGGTTTGCCTGAAATCGCGACCTTGCGGCCCATGCTTCTTGCGGAATTCCCTGTCTTTGCGATCCGCACCGAGAAAGACGAGGAGGTCGCCACAGCCGGCATCGCGGATGCGCTTACCCTGACGGCCGACAGTCGTCCTGCTGTCGTCGTCGATTGGAAGAGCGATGTGGCTCCAGATCCACAGACCCTCGACCACTATCGCGCGCAGGTTCGGGCCTATATCGACATGACTGGCGCCGAGCGCGGACTGATCGTGCTGATGACCTCCGGCGCCGTCATCCCAGTCCAGCCTGCGGAACCGATTATTCCGCCATCCTAG
- a CDS encoding DUF6527 family protein, whose product MMRHKRLDHRFVEHIPEHLEAGILYVSMEYATSAHSCCCGCGEEVVAPFTPTDWKMTFDGETVSIRPSIGNWTLKCRSHYVIERGKVIEAGPWSDEQVEAERRRDRASKALFYGQSPKASPPAQPALPKCALGFWRRLWSRITGRL is encoded by the coding sequence GTGATGCGGCACAAGCGACTCGATCATCGTTTCGTCGAACACATCCCCGAGCACCTAGAGGCAGGCATTCTCTATGTTTCGATGGAATATGCGACATCGGCCCATAGCTGCTGCTGTGGTTGCGGCGAGGAGGTTGTCGCGCCTTTCACGCCGACGGACTGGAAGATGACGTTCGACGGCGAGACTGTCTCGATTCGTCCGTCGATCGGCAATTGGACGCTGAAGTGCCGGTCCCATTATGTGATTGAGCGCGGCAAGGTGATTGAAGCCGGTCCTTGGAGTGACGAGCAGGTCGAAGCCGAGCGTCGTCGTGATCGCGCCTCCAAAGCGCTTTTCTACGGGCAGTCGCCAAAGGCCTCACCTCCTGCTCAGCCCGCGCTCCCAAAGTGTGCACTAGGCTTCTGGCGGCGCCTCTGGAGCCGCATAACTGGTCGATTATAA
- a CDS encoding DUF6361 family protein, giving the protein MSYLAWIDFDPDERRRAQTLIDLFKQPEARDELGLGTVRDGLADLLFPGTSTIQTRLRYMLFIPWIYLQAQCRKATQAERTVIARDLEFELSEALLRGGETVDVIGRLAGRSLKRLPSSVYWAGLHTLGIRALPGTQATFLSYGPESLKDHDLKLWASNFPKPPGDLFDQAAFALSREEGDFLRDRIASKARPSLLNELARKGKSYAEDWPWQVSEDTMSDANRAILRHAERFSGVMYGASLLYNLLLALRAAERPNAKKHADAPTLVEDYRSRLEDWKAELEHLALSEWDLDDLFSLIGKTSHDLTKASRDFIRGWVSIARNGSVQLEANDLAIELLKQREHGLKRMKARLLHDAPLERWSGASGDARLDFRWGIASNYLRELADAC; this is encoded by the coding sequence ATGTCTTATCTCGCTTGGATTGATTTCGACCCCGATGAACGTCGGCGAGCGCAAACACTGATCGACCTGTTCAAGCAGCCTGAAGCTCGCGATGAGCTTGGCTTGGGCACGGTGCGCGATGGTCTCGCCGATCTCCTCTTCCCCGGGACCAGCACGATCCAGACGCGGCTGCGCTATATGCTGTTTATTCCCTGGATCTATCTGCAGGCCCAATGCCGAAAGGCGACACAGGCAGAACGGACAGTCATTGCGCGTGATCTGGAATTTGAGCTAAGCGAAGCACTGCTGCGAGGCGGAGAAACAGTCGATGTCATTGGTCGACTCGCTGGCCGAAGCCTCAAACGGCTACCATCGAGCGTCTATTGGGCCGGGCTCCACACCCTCGGCATCCGGGCTCTGCCTGGCACCCAGGCGACCTTCCTGTCTTACGGTCCCGAAAGCCTCAAGGACCACGACCTCAAGCTGTGGGCGTCGAACTTCCCCAAACCGCCTGGAGACCTTTTCGATCAAGCTGCGTTCGCGCTGTCACGAGAAGAAGGCGACTTTCTGCGCGATCGCATTGCGAGCAAGGCGAGGCCAAGCTTGCTGAATGAACTGGCGCGCAAGGGAAAGTCCTATGCCGAGGATTGGCCCTGGCAGGTGAGCGAAGACACCATGTCAGACGCCAATCGTGCGATACTACGACACGCCGAAAGATTCTCGGGTGTGATGTATGGCGCCAGTCTGCTCTACAACCTCTTGCTGGCGCTTCGCGCCGCCGAACGGCCGAATGCCAAAAAGCACGCAGATGCTCCGACGCTGGTGGAAGATTATCGCTCGCGTCTCGAAGACTGGAAGGCGGAGCTTGAGCATCTGGCTTTGAGCGAGTGGGATCTGGACGATCTCTTTAGCCTGATTGGGAAGACCAGCCACGATCTAACCAAGGCATCGCGCGATTTTATCCGCGGCTGGGTTTCCATAGCGCGGAACGGCTCCGTGCAGCTCGAGGCCAACGACCTTGCTATTGAGCTTCTGAAGCAGCGGGAACATGGACTGAAGCGAATGAAGGCGCGGCTACTGCACGACGCCCCCCTCGAGCGTTGGTCGGGTGCCTCTGGTGATGCGCGTCTCGATTTCAGGTGGGGTATCGCCAGCAACTATCTCAGGGAGCTTGCCGATGCCTGCTGA
- a CDS encoding PD-(D/E)XK nuclease family protein: protein MAIASRSTLVVHGRLAIRERRLAAARDGRHGLQVMSFEQAAVRLAGGFVRPIDDESLRAAIQAVLPATPMGELESIKSLPGMIDAAADTLYKAWRAGIDLAARAAEHPRLDAIARLEAAVLAQLPAGMMRPIDIVAGASSRIAHAPAVLGRMEIAGLTELSPCWRALLKALTAHIPMQWTAGPRPAPAWLEDTGVAVLRTPSETAEVSAVSAATAYHEAIEAMRWARSLLASGRAAPCDIAIATASPADYDDHFLSLRADANIDLHFVHGVRTVTTREGQAAAALADIVVRGLSQSRLRRLAALCRDTGPFGAMPDGWLRVLPTDAPLSTPGAWNRLLAKLMPEDWPDGADHTPTFRAAIELLAKGPDAAPEIGEAFLKGRALAIWRKGLLAGPAASIDATLEALKQDDGLEPCVSIAWMPASALAASPRRFVRLIGLNSSRWPRGIAEDRLIPDHIIPTAELDPLPVSLADRRDFATILATTDGEVVLSRARRDSDGRLLGRSPLLAGHGEEIYLRRNAVPIHAFSEADRLMARPQEFSADPQAVSAQGCWRDWRRTEITAHDGLVRPDHPLILAILARTQSASSLRRLLRNPLSFAWVYAFGWRVPESSAEPLVLDALGVGDLVHMVLDRALRDLESGGGLASADAAAITAAVDRAAGLVAADWESERAVPPAVIWGRTLGDARLTAGRALAYGDALVPGARSYGEVPFGGAEPKSDAETPWDPGVPVTIPDTGFNIAGYIDRLDIAGDGKRALVRDYKTGRPPRGDVRLNGGRELQRCLYAFAVKALLGNDVAISASLLYPREPVDLQIEDPDAVLTEITGYLRAARGSFAGGAALPGPDTGDDYDDLAFALPANASATYCKRKMPAATERLGQVAQIWEAE, encoded by the coding sequence ATGGCCATCGCGAGCCGATCCACCCTCGTCGTTCACGGCCGCCTCGCCATTAGGGAACGCCGCCTGGCGGCGGCGCGTGACGGGCGTCATGGCCTGCAGGTCATGTCTTTCGAGCAGGCGGCGGTGCGGCTCGCCGGAGGTTTCGTCCGGCCGATTGATGACGAAAGCCTGCGCGCGGCGATCCAGGCCGTCCTGCCGGCAACGCCGATGGGCGAGCTGGAGAGCATCAAGTCGCTGCCCGGCATGATCGACGCAGCAGCGGACACCCTGTACAAGGCTTGGCGCGCGGGCATAGACCTCGCAGCGCGAGCGGCCGAGCATCCACGACTCGACGCCATCGCCCGGTTGGAGGCGGCGGTTCTGGCCCAGCTTCCCGCCGGCATGATGCGACCCATCGACATCGTCGCCGGCGCTTCCAGCCGTATCGCCCATGCGCCCGCCGTTCTCGGCCGCATGGAGATCGCCGGCCTCACCGAACTCTCGCCCTGCTGGCGGGCGCTCCTGAAGGCGCTCACCGCGCACATTCCCATGCAATGGACGGCCGGGCCGAGGCCGGCGCCGGCATGGCTGGAGGACACGGGCGTCGCGGTGCTGCGCACGCCGTCGGAGACCGCGGAGGTCAGCGCCGTCAGCGCGGCGACAGCCTATCATGAAGCCATCGAGGCGATGCGCTGGGCGCGATCGCTCCTCGCCTCCGGACGGGCCGCGCCGTGCGATATCGCGATCGCCACCGCCTCGCCCGCCGACTATGACGATCACTTCCTCAGCCTGCGCGCGGACGCCAATATCGACCTCCACTTCGTCCATGGCGTCCGGACCGTCACCACCCGTGAGGGACAGGCGGCCGCCGCGCTGGCTGACATCGTCGTTCGCGGCCTGTCGCAGTCGCGCCTGCGCCGACTCGCGGCGCTGTGCCGGGACACCGGCCCTTTCGGGGCCATGCCCGATGGCTGGCTGCGCGTCCTGCCGACAGATGCCCCGCTCTCGACGCCCGGCGCGTGGAACCGCCTTCTGGCCAAGCTGATGCCGGAAGATTGGCCCGACGGCGCGGATCACACCCCGACCTTTCGCGCGGCCATCGAGCTGCTCGCGAAGGGACCGGATGCCGCGCCGGAGATCGGTGAGGCCTTCCTCAAGGGCCGCGCGCTCGCGATCTGGCGCAAGGGCCTCCTCGCCGGGCCGGCGGCCTCGATCGACGCCACCCTCGAAGCCCTAAAGCAGGATGACGGGCTGGAACCGTGCGTGTCCATCGCATGGATGCCGGCGAGCGCGCTCGCGGCTTCGCCGCGCCGCTTCGTGCGGCTGATCGGCCTTAACTCTTCGCGCTGGCCGCGCGGAATCGCCGAAGATCGGCTGATCCCGGACCATATCATCCCGACTGCCGAGCTCGATCCGCTCCCGGTAAGCCTGGCGGATCGCCGGGATTTCGCGACGATCCTGGCGACTACGGACGGCGAGGTCGTCCTCTCGCGCGCCCGGCGTGACAGCGACGGGCGCCTGCTGGGACGCAGCCCCCTTCTCGCGGGGCACGGTGAGGAAATCTATCTCCGTCGCAACGCCGTTCCGATCCATGCCTTCAGCGAGGCCGACCGCCTCATGGCCCGGCCGCAGGAGTTCAGCGCCGATCCGCAGGCGGTTAGCGCCCAAGGCTGTTGGCGCGATTGGCGGCGCACCGAGATCACGGCGCATGACGGCCTCGTCCGGCCCGATCATCCGCTCATTCTCGCAATCTTGGCCCGCACCCAGTCGGCCAGCTCGCTCCGGCGTCTGCTGCGCAATCCCCTGAGCTTTGCCTGGGTCTACGCCTTCGGCTGGCGCGTGCCGGAAAGCAGTGCCGAGCCGCTCGTGCTCGACGCGCTCGGCGTCGGCGATCTTGTTCACATGGTACTCGATCGCGCCTTGCGCGACCTGGAGAGTGGCGGTGGATTGGCGTCCGCCGACGCCGCGGCGATCACGGCGGCGGTAGACCGGGCCGCAGGGCTTGTGGCCGCCGATTGGGAAAGCGAACGCGCAGTCCCGCCGGCCGTCATCTGGGGGCGCACCTTGGGTGATGCCCGGCTGACGGCGGGGCGGGCTCTTGCTTATGGCGATGCGCTTGTGCCGGGCGCCCGCTCTTATGGCGAGGTGCCGTTCGGCGGGGCCGAGCCCAAGTCGGACGCGGAGACGCCGTGGGATCCCGGCGTGCCGGTCACGATTCCCGATACGGGGTTCAATATCGCCGGCTATATTGACCGGCTCGACATCGCAGGCGACGGCAAGCGCGCGCTCGTGCGCGACTACAAGACCGGCCGTCCTCCGCGAGGTGACGTCCGGCTGAATGGCGGCCGCGAGCTTCAGCGCTGCCTCTACGCCTTCGCGGTGAAGGCGCTGCTGGGCAATGATGTCGCTATCAGCGCCTCGCTGCTCTACCCGCGTGAGCCGGTCGACCTCCAAATCGAAGATCCGGACGCGGTGCTCACTGAGATCACCGGTTATCTGCGCGCGGCGAGGGGCAGTTTCGCCGGCGGTGCCGCGCTGCCAGGCCCCGACACCGGCGACGACTATGACGATCTCGCCTTCGCCCTGCCGGCGAATGCCAGCGCCACCTATTGCAAACGTAAGATGCCGGCCGCGACCGAGCGGCTCGGTCAGGTCGCTCAAATCTGGGAGGCGGAATAA
- a CDS encoding phospholipase D family protein — MPADPAFDPENRELYTTLMRSPDGYRFDHAVATTYSLDFETALAIPIAVVFRDAENRDEMLRSPLALLQSVERMAGRIAIYCDRGRIKEARPNAARLMALYEKTITEVSAPGGGAFHPKLWCIRFQPERKGAPTRMRLAILSRNLTNDRCWDLALCLDGTVKDDTNEANEPVVQLLRALPSLANSATRPPAPKFLPSLLRDLERCSWDELPAGATKIRFAVNGLDAGSWSPQKGERLAILSPFVSGSALKHLAEGYDNPSACQLVARAEELDCIKPAVRGLFEVRTLDERATKYEEEDRDKACSADLDGLHAKAYVVERGSRLHIHLGSANATTAALVPTRGGRTQNVEIMATLDGPKTRMGTIEEALFSDGFQRLLAPYTPSEPPEQDAAAAAEKALEKLRTKIAALPLDLHCTQLTDAIGLELAAASKVPPIEIPEGVSCFVRAITVANERGHDALPLLSGSEPRKALGSVPLGDVTRWLGMRLRDEDTGVELAFTLGARLIGLPDGRDAAVLRAHIANVENFFRYLGLLLGSLGEGSFLESENAGEGQWLRRFGQGGASLLEPMVRALNLDSGELIEIARLIKRLEDPNGGKSIVPKDFLALWASFAPLVASKGARH; from the coding sequence ATGCCTGCTGATCCAGCCTTCGACCCCGAAAATCGTGAACTCTACACGACGCTCATGCGCTCGCCCGATGGTTATCGGTTTGACCACGCCGTGGCGACTACTTACTCCCTCGACTTCGAGACTGCCCTCGCAATCCCGATCGCCGTCGTTTTTCGGGACGCCGAAAACCGCGACGAGATGTTACGCAGCCCCTTGGCTCTGCTGCAAAGCGTCGAACGGATGGCCGGTCGGATAGCCATTTACTGCGACAGGGGGCGCATCAAGGAGGCGCGTCCTAATGCAGCACGCCTGATGGCTCTGTACGAGAAGACGATCACTGAGGTCTCGGCTCCGGGTGGCGGCGCGTTTCATCCCAAGTTGTGGTGCATCCGGTTTCAGCCGGAACGAAAGGGAGCGCCAACTCGCATGCGGCTGGCCATTCTCTCACGGAATCTGACCAATGACCGTTGCTGGGACTTGGCTCTCTGCCTCGACGGGACGGTGAAGGACGATACCAATGAGGCAAACGAGCCCGTCGTGCAGCTCCTTCGCGCACTACCTAGCTTGGCAAATTCGGCCACCCGGCCTCCGGCGCCCAAATTCCTTCCTTCGCTCTTGCGCGACCTCGAACGCTGTTCCTGGGACGAACTGCCTGCCGGGGCGACCAAGATCAGGTTCGCGGTCAATGGATTGGACGCGGGATCCTGGTCCCCGCAAAAGGGCGAGCGCCTCGCCATCCTGTCACCTTTTGTGAGCGGTAGCGCGCTCAAGCACTTGGCCGAGGGTTACGATAATCCCTCCGCTTGTCAGCTCGTGGCCCGGGCCGAAGAACTCGACTGCATCAAACCCGCTGTTCGCGGGCTTTTTGAGGTTCGAACCCTTGATGAGCGAGCAACCAAATACGAGGAGGAAGATCGCGACAAAGCCTGTTCGGCTGATCTCGATGGTCTCCACGCCAAGGCCTACGTTGTTGAGCGCGGCTCGCGGCTGCATATCCATCTTGGTTCGGCCAACGCGACAACTGCCGCGCTCGTACCGACCCGCGGAGGCCGGACACAGAACGTCGAGATCATGGCTACACTCGATGGCCCCAAGACCCGAATGGGCACGATCGAAGAAGCCCTGTTTTCGGACGGGTTTCAGCGGCTCCTGGCTCCTTATACGCCGTCCGAGCCGCCAGAGCAGGATGCTGCCGCGGCTGCCGAAAAGGCTCTCGAGAAATTGCGCACAAAGATCGCAGCACTGCCGCTCGATCTTCATTGCACGCAATTGACCGACGCCATCGGCCTAGAACTCGCGGCTGCAAGCAAAGTCCCGCCGATCGAGATCCCCGAAGGCGTGAGCTGTTTCGTTCGCGCGATCACCGTTGCGAATGAACGGGGACATGATGCTTTGCCGCTGCTCTCTGGCTCGGAGCCGCGAAAGGCGCTCGGCTCCGTTCCATTGGGTGACGTCACCCGTTGGCTAGGAATGCGACTGCGGGACGAGGATACAGGTGTAGAGCTTGCCTTTACATTGGGCGCTCGGCTCATCGGCCTGCCTGATGGGCGCGATGCCGCAGTCCTGCGAGCCCATATCGCCAATGTGGAAAATTTCTTCCGGTATCTCGGTCTTCTGCTTGGGAGTCTCGGCGAAGGCAGTTTCCTGGAAAGCGAAAACGCGGGCGAAGGACAATGGCTGAGGCGGTTCGGCCAGGGCGGAGCTTCACTTCTTGAGCCGATGGTGCGAGCGCTGAACCTCGATAGCGGTGAGCTCATCGAGATCGCTCGGCTCATCAAGCGCCTTGAAGATCCAAATGGCGGCAAGAGCATCGTCCCAAAGGACTTCCTCGCACTTTGGGCCAGCTTTGCACCGCTTGTGGCATCGAAGGGGGCACGGCATTGA